A stretch of the Serratia marcescens genome encodes the following:
- a CDS encoding sugar kinase, with protein sequence MSIRNLAVIGECMIELSQQGAQLTRGFGGDTLNTAVYLARQMPEQALQVHYVTALGTDSFSGEMLQAWRQEKIETGLIQQLENKLPGLYVIETDAAGERTFYYWRNDAAARYWLAGPQAEALCARLAQFDYLYLSGISLAILAPADRAKLLALLRRCRANGGQVIFDNNYRPRLWPSHEETQQAYREVLACTDIAFLTLDDEELLWGAQPVEQVVARTQALGVGEIVIKRGADACLVFSVEGERLEVPAITLPPERVVDTTAAGDSFSAGYLAERLNGGSARQAAQRGHRLAATVIQHRGAIIPAAVMPEA encoded by the coding sequence ATGTCTATCCGAAATCTCGCCGTGATCGGCGAATGCATGATCGAACTGTCGCAGCAGGGTGCGCAGCTGACGCGCGGCTTTGGCGGCGATACCCTCAACACCGCCGTCTACCTCGCCCGCCAAATGCCGGAACAGGCGCTGCAGGTGCATTACGTCACCGCACTCGGCACCGACAGCTTCAGCGGCGAGATGCTGCAGGCCTGGCGGCAAGAGAAGATCGAGACCGGGCTGATTCAGCAGTTGGAAAACAAACTGCCAGGCCTGTACGTGATCGAAACCGACGCCGCCGGCGAACGCACCTTTTACTACTGGCGCAACGACGCCGCCGCCCGGTATTGGCTGGCGGGCCCCCAGGCCGAGGCACTGTGCGCCCGGCTGGCGCAGTTCGATTACCTGTACCTCAGCGGCATTAGCCTGGCGATCCTCGCGCCTGCCGACCGCGCGAAGTTGCTGGCGCTGCTGCGCCGCTGCCGCGCCAACGGCGGCCAGGTTATCTTCGATAACAACTATCGCCCGCGCCTGTGGCCCAGCCATGAGGAAACGCAGCAGGCCTACCGTGAGGTGCTGGCCTGCACCGACATCGCCTTCCTGACGCTGGATGACGAAGAGCTGCTGTGGGGCGCACAGCCGGTTGAACAGGTGGTGGCACGCACGCAGGCGCTCGGCGTCGGTGAGATCGTGATCAAACGCGGCGCGGATGCCTGCCTGGTATTCAGCGTGGAGGGAGAGCGGCTTGAGGTACCGGCGATCACGCTGCCGCCGGAGCGCGTGGTGGATACCACCGCGGCGGGCGACTCTTTCAGCGCCGGTTATCTGGCGGAACGCCTGAACGGCGGCAGCGCCCGGCAGGCGGCTCAGCGCGGCCACCGGCTTGCCGCGACGGTGATCCAACATCGCGGCGCCATCATTCCCGCCGCGGTCATGCCGGAGGCATAA
- the ilvC gene encoding ketol-acid reductoisomerase yields MANYFNTLNLRQQLAQLGKCRFMARDEFADEAGYLKGKKVVIVGCGAQGLNQGLNMRDSGLDVAYALRKEAIDEKRASWRKATENGFKVGTYEDLIPQADLVVNLTPDKQHSSVVRAVQPLMKDGAALGYSHGFNIVEVGEQVRKDITVVMVAPKCPGTEVREEYKRGFGVPTLIAVHPENDPKGEGMAIAKAWAAATGGHRAGVLESSFVAEVKSDLMGEQTILCGMLQAGSLLCFDKLVAEGTDPAYAEKLIQFGWETITEALKQGGITLMMDRLSNPAKLRAYALSEQLKTIMAPLFQKHMDDIISGAFSSGMMADWAEDDVKLLTWREETGKTAFENAPQFEGKISEQEYFDHGVLMVAMVKAGVELAFETMVDAGIIEESAYYESLHELPLIANTIARKRLYEMNVVISDTAEYGNYLFANAAVPLLKDFMTTLQAGDLGKAAAGTAVDNAQLRDVNEAVRSHPIETVGRKLRGYMTDMKRIAVAG; encoded by the coding sequence ATGGCTAACTATTTCAACACATTGAACCTGCGTCAGCAGTTGGCGCAATTGGGTAAATGCCGCTTTATGGCGCGCGACGAATTTGCTGACGAAGCCGGCTACCTGAAAGGTAAAAAAGTGGTGATTGTCGGCTGTGGCGCCCAGGGTCTGAACCAGGGGCTGAACATGCGCGATTCCGGTCTGGACGTTGCCTATGCCCTGCGCAAAGAAGCGATCGACGAGAAGCGCGCTTCCTGGCGCAAGGCGACCGAAAACGGCTTTAAGGTCGGCACCTACGAAGACCTGATCCCGCAGGCGGATCTGGTGGTCAACCTGACCCCGGACAAGCAGCACTCTTCCGTGGTGCGTGCGGTGCAGCCGCTGATGAAAGACGGCGCTGCGCTGGGTTACTCCCACGGCTTCAACATCGTTGAAGTGGGTGAGCAGGTGCGTAAAGACATCACCGTGGTGATGGTCGCGCCGAAATGCCCGGGCACCGAAGTGCGCGAAGAGTACAAACGCGGCTTTGGCGTGCCGACCCTGATTGCGGTTCACCCGGAAAACGATCCGAAAGGCGAAGGCATGGCGATCGCCAAGGCCTGGGCGGCGGCGACCGGCGGCCACCGCGCCGGCGTGCTGGAGTCCTCCTTCGTCGCCGAAGTGAAATCCGACCTGATGGGCGAGCAGACCATTCTGTGCGGCATGCTGCAGGCGGGTTCGCTGCTGTGCTTCGACAAGCTGGTTGCTGAGGGAACCGATCCGGCTTACGCCGAGAAACTGATTCAGTTCGGCTGGGAAACCATCACCGAAGCGCTGAAGCAGGGCGGTATCACCCTGATGATGGATCGCCTGTCCAACCCGGCCAAGCTGCGTGCCTATGCGCTGTCCGAACAGCTGAAAACCATCATGGCGCCGCTGTTCCAGAAGCACATGGACGACATCATCTCCGGCGCTTTCTCGAGCGGCATGATGGCCGACTGGGCGGAAGACGATGTGAAATTGCTGACCTGGCGCGAAGAGACCGGCAAAACCGCGTTCGAGAATGCGCCGCAGTTTGAAGGAAAAATCAGCGAGCAAGAGTACTTCGATCACGGCGTGCTGATGGTGGCGATGGTGAAAGCGGGCGTTGAGCTGGCGTTCGAAACCATGGTCGATGCCGGCATCATCGAAGAGTCGGCTTACTACGAGTCGCTGCACGAGCTGCCGTTGATCGCCAACACCATTGCGCGTAAGCGTTTGTATGAAATGAACGTGGTCATCTCCGATACCGCAGAGTACGGCAACTACCTGTTCGCCAACGCGGCGGTGCCGTTGCTGAAGGACTTCATGACCACCCTGCAGGCGGGCGATTTGGGTAAAGCCGCGGCGGGTACGGCGGTGGACAACGCGCAGCTGCGCGACGTGAACGAAGCGGTGCGCAGCCACCCTATCGAAACCGTCGGCCGCAAACTGCGTGGCTACATGACCGACATGAAACGCATCGCCGTTGCGGGCTGA
- the ilvY gene encoding HTH-type transcriptional activator IlvY, translating to MDLRDLKLFLHLAESHHFGRTAKAMHVSPSTLSRQIQRLEEILGQPLFLRDNRTVQLTDAGEQLKEFAQQTLLQYQQLKHSLGQHGPSLSGELRLFCSVTAAYSHLPPILDRFRAQHPLVEIKLTTGDAADAVDKVQSNEADLGIAGRPETLPTSVAFTKIGEIPLVLIAPALPCAVRSQAFADKPDWTEIPFILPEHGPSRKRIELWFRRHRISNPLIYATVGGHEAIVSMVALGCGIALIPSVVVDNSPEPVRNRISQLDNISMVEPFELGVCVQKKRLSDPLIDAFWRLLHPR from the coding sequence ATGGATTTACGTGATTTAAAGCTGTTCCTGCATCTGGCCGAAAGCCATCACTTCGGGCGCACCGCCAAGGCGATGCACGTCAGCCCGTCGACGCTCTCCCGCCAGATCCAGCGGCTGGAAGAGATCCTCGGGCAGCCGCTGTTCCTGCGCGATAACCGCACCGTGCAGCTGACCGACGCCGGCGAACAGCTGAAAGAATTCGCCCAGCAAACGCTGCTGCAGTATCAGCAGCTGAAGCACTCGCTCGGCCAGCACGGCCCTTCGCTGAGCGGCGAACTGCGGCTGTTCTGCTCGGTGACCGCGGCGTACAGCCACCTGCCACCGATCCTCGATCGCTTCCGCGCTCAGCACCCGCTGGTTGAGATTAAGCTGACCACCGGCGACGCTGCCGATGCGGTCGACAAGGTGCAATCCAACGAGGCCGATCTCGGCATCGCCGGCCGGCCGGAAACGCTGCCCACCAGCGTGGCGTTCACCAAAATCGGCGAAATTCCGCTGGTGCTGATCGCGCCGGCGCTGCCCTGCGCGGTGCGCAGCCAGGCGTTCGCCGACAAGCCCGACTGGACCGAAATCCCGTTCATCCTGCCGGAGCACGGCCCTTCGCGAAAACGCATCGAGCTGTGGTTCCGCCGCCACCGCATCAGCAATCCGCTGATTTACGCCACCGTCGGCGGCCACGAAGCCATCGTGTCGATGGTCGCTCTGGGCTGCGGCATCGCACTGATCCCGAGCGTGGTGGTGGACAATAGCCCAGAGCCGGTACGCAACCGCATCTCGCAGCTGGATAACATCTCGATGGTCGAACCGTTCGAGCTGGGGGTCTGCGTCCAGAAAAAGCGCCTCAGCGATCCGCTGATCGATGCCTTTTGGCGCTTGCTGCATCCCCGCTAA
- a CDS encoding DUF2461 domain-containing protein, with translation MTQPFSGFSQQGLNFLQQVRIENDKAWFDGNRDIYDRELLAPFRALVEQLAPGMLAIDPLFETRPAIGKTLSRIHRDTRFSHDKSRYRSRMWLTFKRPSKDWKDAPVYFFELGPDMLRYGLGYYSANKPTMDLFRHTLRQRPQPFLEVAACCRPPFELVGESYKRPLVKEQAAEIATWYNRKSFAVMVTDSEVEKLFSAELAPLLAGAFLQLEPLYHWLMQVEAMKQVDPADL, from the coding sequence ATGACGCAACCCTTCTCCGGCTTTAGCCAGCAGGGTCTGAATTTCCTGCAGCAGGTGCGGATCGAGAACGATAAGGCGTGGTTCGACGGCAACCGCGACATCTACGATCGCGAGCTGCTGGCGCCGTTTCGCGCGCTGGTGGAGCAGCTGGCTCCCGGCATGCTGGCGATCGATCCGCTGTTCGAGACTCGCCCGGCTATCGGCAAAACGCTGTCGCGCATTCATCGCGATACGCGCTTTTCACATGACAAATCGCGCTACCGCAGCCGCATGTGGCTGACGTTCAAGCGCCCGAGCAAAGACTGGAAAGACGCGCCGGTCTACTTTTTCGAACTGGGGCCGGACATGCTGCGCTATGGGCTCGGCTACTACAGCGCCAACAAGCCGACCATGGATCTGTTCCGCCATACGCTGAGGCAGCGGCCGCAGCCTTTCCTTGAGGTGGCCGCCTGCTGCCGGCCGCCATTCGAGCTGGTGGGCGAAAGCTACAAGCGCCCGCTGGTTAAGGAGCAGGCGGCGGAGATCGCCACCTGGTACAACCGCAAATCGTTCGCGGTGATGGTGACTGACAGCGAAGTGGAAAAGCTGTTCAGCGCCGAACTGGCGCCGCTGCTGGCCGGGGCATTTTTGCAGCTTGAGCCGCTCTACCACTGGCTGATGCAGGTAGAGGCGATGAAGCAGGTCGATCCGGCGGACCTTTAA
- the ilvA gene encoding threonine ammonia-lyase, biosynthetic, with amino-acid sequence MAVSQPLPSAPCGAEYLRAVLRSPVYEVAQVTPLQAMSKISSRLGNTILVKREDRQPVHSFKLRGAYAMIAGLDEEQKARGVVTASAGNHAQGVAFSGKRLGIKTLIVMPVSTADIKVDAVRGFGGEVLLHGANFDEAKAKAIELSQQQGMTFVPPFDHPTVIAGQGTLAMELLQQDAHLDRVFVPVGGGGLAAGVAVLIKQLMPQIKVIGVEAEDSACLRAALDAGHPVDLARVGLFAEGVAVKRIGDETFRLCREYLDDVITVDSDAICAAVKDLFEDVRAIAEPSGALALAGLKKYVQQHNIQGERLAHVLSGANLNFHGLRYVSERCELGEQREALLAVTIPEQQGSFLKFCQLLGGRSVTEFNYRYADADNACIFVGVRLTRGHAERREIIDELNADGYQVVDLSDDEMAKLHVRYMVGGRPSKPLRERLYSFEFPESPGALLKFLQTLGTHWNISLFHYRSHGTDFGRVLAAFELAQTEPEFERHLQALGYDCHDETDNPAFRFFLQG; translated from the coding sequence ATGGCGGTCTCTCAACCCCTACCCAGCGCCCCCTGCGGCGCGGAATATCTGCGAGCGGTACTGCGCTCGCCGGTCTACGAGGTGGCGCAGGTCACCCCGTTGCAAGCCATGAGCAAAATTTCTTCGCGCCTCGGCAACACCATTTTGGTGAAGCGCGAAGATCGCCAGCCGGTGCACAGCTTCAAGCTGCGCGGGGCCTATGCGATGATCGCCGGGCTGGACGAAGAGCAGAAGGCGCGCGGCGTCGTAACGGCTTCGGCCGGCAACCACGCGCAGGGCGTCGCCTTCTCCGGTAAACGGCTGGGCATCAAAACGCTGATCGTGATGCCGGTGTCCACCGCGGACATCAAGGTGGATGCGGTGCGCGGTTTCGGCGGCGAAGTGCTGCTGCACGGCGCCAATTTCGACGAGGCGAAAGCGAAGGCGATCGAGCTTTCCCAACAGCAAGGAATGACCTTCGTGCCGCCGTTCGATCACCCGACGGTGATCGCCGGCCAGGGCACGTTGGCGATGGAGCTGCTGCAGCAAGACGCGCATCTTGATCGCGTCTTCGTGCCGGTCGGCGGCGGCGGCCTGGCTGCCGGGGTGGCAGTGCTGATCAAGCAACTGATGCCGCAGATCAAAGTGATTGGCGTCGAAGCGGAAGACTCCGCCTGCCTGCGCGCGGCGCTGGATGCCGGCCATCCGGTGGATCTGGCGCGCGTCGGGCTGTTCGCCGAAGGCGTGGCGGTGAAGCGCATCGGCGACGAAACCTTCCGCCTGTGCCGTGAGTATCTGGACGACGTGATCACCGTGGACAGCGACGCTATCTGCGCGGCGGTCAAAGATCTGTTCGAGGACGTGCGTGCGATTGCTGAACCTTCCGGCGCGCTGGCGCTGGCGGGGCTGAAAAAGTACGTCCAGCAGCACAACATTCAGGGTGAGCGTCTGGCGCACGTGCTGTCCGGTGCCAACCTCAACTTCCATGGGCTGCGCTACGTTTCCGAACGTTGCGAACTGGGCGAACAACGCGAAGCGCTGTTGGCGGTAACCATTCCGGAACAGCAGGGCAGCTTCCTCAAGTTCTGCCAGCTGCTGGGCGGCCGCTCGGTGACCGAATTCAACTACCGCTACGCCGATGCCGACAACGCCTGTATTTTTGTCGGTGTGCGCCTGACGCGTGGGCACGCCGAAAGGCGGGAAATCATCGACGAGCTCAACGCTGACGGTTATCAGGTGGTGGATCTGTCGGATGACGAGATGGCCAAGCTGCACGTGCGCTACATGGTGGGCGGGCGTCCGTCGAAGCCGCTGCGTGAACGGCTGTACAGCTTTGAGTTTCCGGAGTCGCCGGGCGCGCTGCTGAAGTTCCTGCAGACGCTGGGTACGCACTGGAACATTTCGCTGTTCCACTATCGCAGCCACGGCACCGACTTCGGCCGGGTGCTGGCGGCCTTCGAACTGGCGCAAACCGAGCCGGAATTCGAGCGGCACCTGCAGGCGCTGGGCTACGATTGCCACGACGAAACCGACAACCCGGCGTTCCGCTTCTTTTTGCAGGGGTGA
- the ilvD gene encoding dihydroxy-acid dehydratase yields the protein MPKYRSATTTHGRNMAGARALWRATGMTDADFGKPIIAVVNSFTQFVPGHVHLRDLGKLVAEQIEASGGVAKEFNTIAVDDGIAMGHGGMLYSLPSRELIADSVEYMVNAHCADAMVCISNCDKITPGMLMAALRLNIPVIFVSGGPMEAGKTKLSNQIIKLDLVDAMIQGANPNVSDADSEQIERSACPTCGSCSGMFTANSMNCLTEALGLSQPGNGSLLATHADRKALFLNAGKRIVELTKRYYEQDDERALPRNIANKAAFENAMTLDIAMGGSTNTVLHLLASAQEGEVDFTMEDIDRLSRKVPHLCKVAPSTQKYHMEDVHRAGGVIGILGELDRAGLLNREVNNVLGLTLPQTLEAYDVMLTRDESVKKMYSAGPAGIRTTQAFSQDCRWDSLDTDRKEGCIRTREHAYSQDGGLAVLYGNLAENGCIVKTAGVDKEILTFRGPAKVYESQDDAVEAILGGKVVAGDVVVIRYEGPKGGPGMQEMLYPTTYLKSMGLGKACALITDGRFSGGTSGLSIGHASPEAANGGLIALVQDGDMIAIDIPHRGIQLDVSEQELAARHEAELARGDAAWTPKNRERQVSFALRAYASLATSADKGAVRDKSKLGG from the coding sequence ATGCCTAAGTACCGTTCCGCCACCACCACCCACGGCCGCAATATGGCGGGTGCCCGCGCATTGTGGCGCGCGACCGGGATGACCGACGCCGATTTCGGTAAGCCGATCATCGCCGTGGTCAACTCCTTTACCCAGTTCGTGCCGGGCCACGTGCATCTGCGCGATCTGGGCAAACTGGTTGCCGAACAGATCGAAGCCTCCGGCGGCGTGGCCAAAGAGTTCAACACCATCGCGGTGGATGACGGCATCGCCATGGGCCACGGCGGCATGCTCTATTCCCTGCCTTCGCGCGAGCTGATCGCCGACTCGGTCGAATACATGGTGAACGCCCACTGCGCCGACGCGATGGTGTGCATCTCCAACTGCGACAAAATCACCCCGGGCATGCTGATGGCGGCGTTGCGCCTGAATATTCCGGTGATCTTCGTCTCCGGCGGCCCGATGGAAGCCGGCAAAACCAAACTCTCCAACCAGATTATCAAACTGGATCTGGTGGACGCGATGATCCAGGGCGCTAACCCGAACGTCAGCGACGCCGACAGCGAGCAGATCGAGCGTTCCGCCTGCCCGACCTGCGGCTCCTGCTCCGGCATGTTCACCGCCAACTCGATGAACTGCCTGACTGAGGCGCTGGGCCTGTCGCAGCCGGGCAACGGCTCGCTGTTGGCCACTCATGCCGATCGCAAAGCGCTGTTCCTCAACGCCGGCAAGCGCATCGTCGAGCTGACCAAACGCTATTACGAGCAGGACGACGAGCGCGCGCTGCCGCGCAACATCGCCAACAAGGCGGCGTTTGAGAACGCCATGACGCTGGACATCGCCATGGGCGGCTCGACCAACACCGTGCTGCACCTGCTGGCTTCGGCGCAGGAAGGCGAGGTGGACTTCACCATGGAAGACATCGATCGCCTGTCGCGCAAAGTGCCGCATCTGTGCAAGGTGGCGCCGAGCACGCAGAAATACCATATGGAAGACGTGCACCGCGCCGGCGGCGTAATCGGCATCCTCGGCGAGCTGGATCGCGCCGGCTTGCTGAACCGCGAGGTGAACAACGTGCTGGGGCTGACCCTGCCGCAGACGCTGGAAGCCTACGACGTGATGCTGACCCGCGACGAAAGCGTCAAGAAAATGTACTCCGCCGGGCCGGCTGGTATCCGCACCACGCAGGCATTTTCGCAGGATTGCCGTTGGGATTCGCTGGACACCGACCGCAAAGAGGGTTGCATCCGTACCCGCGAGCACGCCTACAGTCAGGACGGCGGGTTGGCGGTGCTGTACGGCAACCTGGCGGAAAACGGCTGTATCGTCAAAACCGCCGGCGTAGACAAGGAAATCCTCACTTTCCGCGGCCCTGCCAAAGTCTATGAAAGCCAGGATGATGCGGTAGAAGCGATCCTCGGCGGCAAAGTGGTGGCGGGCGACGTGGTCGTTATCCGTTACGAAGGGCCGAAAGGCGGGCCGGGCATGCAGGAAATGCTTTACCCAACCACATATCTGAAATCGATGGGGCTGGGCAAGGCGTGCGCGTTGATCACCGACGGGCGTTTCTCCGGCGGCACCTCCGGGCTGTCCATCGGCCACGCCTCGCCGGAGGCGGCCAACGGCGGCCTGATCGCCCTGGTGCAGGACGGCGACATGATCGCGATCGACATTCCTCATCGCGGCATCCAACTGGATGTCAGCGAGCAGGAGCTGGCGGCGCGGCATGAGGCGGAACTGGCGCGCGGCGATGCGGCCTGGACGCCGAAAAACCGTGAACGTCAGGTGTCCTTCGCGCTGCGCGCCTACGCCTCGTTGGCCACCAGCGCCGACAAAGGCGCGGTGCGCGACAAGAGCAAACTGGGGGGATAA
- a CDS encoding branched-chain amino acid transaminase, which produces MTKKADYIWFNGEMVPWAEAKVHVMSHALHYGTSVFEGVRCYDSHLGPVVFRHREHMQRLHDSAKIYRMPVSQSVDELMEACRATLRKNNLVSAYIRPLVFVGDVGMGVNPPAGYKTDVIIAAFPWGAYLGEEALDQGIDAMVSSWHRVAPNTIPTAAKAGGNYLSSLLVGSEARRHGYQEGIALDVHGYISEGAGENLFEVKDGVIYTPPFTSSALPGITRDAIIKLAKDMGFEVREQVLSRESLYLADEVFMSGTAAEITPVRSVDGIQVGIGKCGPVTKQIQQAFFGLFSGKTEDKYGWLDPVNP; this is translated from the coding sequence ATGACAAAGAAAGCCGATTACATTTGGTTCAATGGTGAGATGGTTCCTTGGGCCGAGGCCAAAGTGCACGTGATGTCGCACGCGCTGCATTACGGCACGTCGGTGTTTGAAGGCGTACGCTGCTACGACTCGCACTTGGGGCCGGTGGTATTCCGTCATCGCGAGCATATGCAGCGTCTGCACGATTCGGCGAAAATCTACCGTATGCCGGTTTCGCAAAGCGTCGATGAGCTGATGGAAGCCTGCCGCGCCACGCTGCGCAAGAACAACCTGGTCAGCGCGTATATTCGCCCGCTGGTGTTCGTCGGTGATGTTGGCATGGGCGTCAACCCGCCGGCCGGTTACAAAACGGACGTGATTATCGCGGCGTTTCCTTGGGGCGCTTATCTGGGTGAAGAGGCGCTGGATCAAGGCATCGACGCGATGGTCTCCTCCTGGCACCGCGTCGCACCAAACACGATCCCCACTGCGGCCAAGGCTGGCGGCAACTATCTTTCCTCTCTGCTGGTGGGCAGCGAAGCGCGTCGCCACGGCTATCAGGAAGGCATTGCGCTCGACGTCCACGGTTACATTTCCGAAGGGGCGGGCGAGAACCTGTTTGAAGTGAAAGACGGCGTGATTTACACCCCGCCGTTTACCTCTTCGGCGCTGCCGGGCATCACCCGCGACGCGATCATCAAGCTGGCGAAAGACATGGGCTTCGAAGTGCGTGAGCAGGTGCTGTCGCGCGAATCGCTGTACCTGGCCGACGAAGTGTTCATGTCCGGCACCGCGGCGGAAATCACGCCGGTGCGCAGCGTGGACGGCATTCAGGTCGGCATCGGCAAATGCGGCCCGGTGACCAAACAGATCCAACAGGCGTTCTTCGGCCTGTTCAGTGGCAAGACAGAAGACAAATACGGCTGGCTGGATCCGGTAAATCCGTAA
- the ilvM gene encoding acetolactate synthase 2 small subunit, producing the protein MMQHQLSIQARFRPEMLERVLRVVRHRGFQVCAMNMVSPANADSINIELTVASPRPVALLSSQLSKLLDVSCVEIQQPTSQQIRA; encoded by the coding sequence ATGATGCAGCATCAACTCTCGATCCAGGCGCGTTTTCGCCCCGAAATGTTAGAGCGCGTATTGCGGGTCGTGCGTCATCGCGGCTTTCAGGTTTGTGCTATGAATATGGTTTCCCCGGCCAACGCCGACAGCATCAATATCGAATTGACCGTTGCCAGCCCGCGTCCGGTCGCCCTGTTGTCATCTCAGTTAAGCAAACTGCTGGACGTCTCCTGCGTCGAGATCCAGCAGCCAACATCACAACAAATACGCGCCTGA
- the ilvG gene encoding acetolactate synthase 2 catalytic subunit gives MNGAQWVVQALRAQGVDTVFGYPGGAIMPVYDALYDGGVEHLLCRHEQGAAMAAIGYARATGKVGVCIATSGPGATNLITGLADALLDSVPVVAITGQVGSALIGTDAFQEIDVLGLSLACTKHSFLVESLDALPGIMAEAFAIAAGGRPGPVLIDIPKDIQLAQGDLHPHLMPVDEAPMFPATALAEAAELLAQAHKPMLYVGGGVGMAQAVPALREFIAVTRMPNVATLKGLGAPDAQDPLYLGMLGMHGTKAANLAVQACDLLIAVGARFDDRVTGKLNAFAPHAKVIHMDIDPAEMSKLRQAHVALQGDLKTLLPALQRPLNIAAWQQQVTALKAEHACRYDHPGQPIYAPLFLRQLSARKPANSVVTTDVGQHQMWSAQHMTFERPENFITSSGLGTMGFGVPAAVGAQIARPQDTVICVSGDGSFMMNVQELGTIKRKQLPLKIVLLDNQRLGMVRQWQQLFFDGRYSETNLSDNPDFLMLAAAFGIPGQRISRKDQVEGALEALFNTEGPYLLQVSIDELENVWPLVPPGAGNETMLEEIS, from the coding sequence ATGAATGGCGCTCAGTGGGTAGTTCAAGCGTTGCGTGCGCAGGGTGTGGATACCGTATTCGGCTATCCGGGTGGGGCAATCATGCCGGTGTACGATGCGCTGTACGACGGCGGTGTGGAACACCTGCTGTGCCGCCATGAACAGGGCGCCGCGATGGCCGCCATCGGCTACGCTCGCGCCACCGGCAAAGTCGGCGTTTGCATCGCCACCTCCGGCCCTGGCGCCACCAACCTGATCACTGGCCTGGCTGATGCGCTGCTCGATTCCGTTCCCGTTGTCGCCATCACCGGTCAGGTGGGTTCCGCGCTGATCGGCACCGATGCCTTTCAGGAGATCGATGTTCTCGGCCTGTCTCTGGCCTGCACCAAGCACAGCTTCCTGGTGGAGTCGCTGGACGCCTTGCCGGGCATCATGGCGGAAGCCTTTGCCATCGCTGCGGGCGGCCGTCCCGGCCCGGTGCTGATCGATATCCCGAAAGACATCCAGCTGGCGCAGGGCGACTTGCACCCGCATCTGATGCCGGTCGACGAAGCGCCGATGTTCCCGGCGACGGCGTTGGCAGAAGCGGCCGAGCTGCTGGCGCAGGCGCACAAACCGATGCTGTACGTCGGCGGCGGCGTGGGCATGGCGCAGGCGGTGCCGGCACTGCGTGAATTTATCGCCGTGACCCGTATGCCGAACGTCGCCACCCTGAAGGGACTGGGCGCGCCGGATGCGCAAGATCCGCTGTACCTCGGCATGTTGGGCATGCACGGTACCAAGGCTGCCAACCTGGCGGTACAGGCGTGCGATTTGCTGATTGCCGTCGGCGCGCGTTTCGATGATCGCGTGACCGGCAAACTGAACGCCTTCGCACCGCATGCCAAAGTGATCCACATGGATATCGACCCGGCGGAAATGAGCAAGCTGCGCCAGGCGCATGTCGCCCTTCAGGGCGATTTGAAAACGTTGCTGCCGGCGTTGCAGCGCCCGCTGAACATCGCCGCCTGGCAGCAGCAGGTGACGGCGCTGAAAGCCGAGCACGCCTGTCGCTACGATCACCCCGGCCAGCCGATCTACGCGCCGCTGTTCTTGCGCCAGCTGTCCGCCCGCAAGCCGGCCAACAGCGTGGTGACCACCGACGTGGGGCAGCACCAGATGTGGAGCGCGCAACACATGACGTTCGAACGCCCGGAGAATTTCATCACCTCCAGCGGCCTCGGCACCATGGGGTTCGGCGTGCCGGCGGCGGTAGGGGCCCAGATCGCGCGCCCGCAAGATACGGTGATCTGCGTCTCGGGCGATGGCTCCTTCATGATGAACGTGCAGGAGCTGGGCACCATCAAGCGCAAACAGCTGCCGCTGAAGATCGTGCTGCTGGACAACCAGCGCCTCGGAATGGTGCGTCAATGGCAGCAGCTGTTCTTCGACGGTCGCTACAGCGAAACCAACCTGTCCGATAACCCCGACTTCCTGATGCTGGCCGCCGCCTTCGGCATTCCCGGCCAGCGCATCAGCCGCAAGGATCAGGTGGAGGGCGCGCTCGAGGCGCTGTTCAACACCGAAGGCCCTTATCTGCTGCAGGTCTCTATCGACGAACTCGAAAACGTCTGGCCGCTGGTGCCGCCGGGCGCCGGCAACGAAACCATGTTGGAGGAAATATCATGA
- the ilvL gene encoding ilv operon leader peptide — protein sequence MKAFAQVISLVVISVVVIIIPPCGAALGRRKA from the coding sequence ATGAAAGCCTTTGCCCAAGTGATTAGCCTAGTCGTGATTAGCGTGGTGGTGATTATTATCCCACCGTGCGGGGCTGCACTTGGACGAAGAAAGGCTTAG